Proteins encoded in a region of the Bactrocera tryoni isolate S06 chromosome 4, CSIRO_BtryS06_freeze2, whole genome shotgun sequence genome:
- the LOC120774310 gene encoding kinesin-associated protein 3 isoform X2, with amino-acid sequence MTAAMISLPNCQKIIRLRSLNAKTDPAALAREVVDKCDLIHKSQLADVEQIIFYLKNRKDNAGADIADNNSHHRSAVSGKRTPASKANPASAVLSPAKTPASNADVSINNIDEYVELLYEDLSERIRGSAMILQVARNPDNLEELEKNEACLSALSRVLREDWRKSLDLSTNIIYIFFCFSTYTKFHPVIVQYKIGSLCMDVIDYELRRYETMRNELDVRKNPVTSAPLSAKSSKEKLNRSTDDFLDIMNEEKPKEMEPPRRRIPELKQRPKSGNWSSFHGSMTSSMMKSQILNSSYHEALSTGAATPDSGISSNGDMKATSNEALDRNDPKVKKEEIDRLNKQLKVFAKKQEQLLRVAFYLLLNMAENIKLEEKMRRKHIVKMLVKTLDRQNIDLLMLVTTFLKKLSIVRDNKDDMGEFNVIAKLPRLFQSGHTDLAQVTLKLVFNLSFDGVLRRKMVGAGYLPKLVMFINDEKHHGIAMKILYHMSLDDWVKGLFTHTECVQMATDAIILNLNSKVDLDLIALCINLSLNKRNAQIMVEGNRLHDLMDRAFKYQDSLLMKLLRNLSQHEMLQPKFIDYVGDLARILTICEDESFVVECLGILGNLSLADLDYSQILQNFQLIPWIRDVLVPGAKLDDMVLDTIVYLGTCAHDELCALLFCRAKVVLSLIELLKAKQEDDEIVLQIIFVFQQILRHESTREYMIKETESPAYLIDLMHDKNAEIRKVCDYCLDIIAISDSEWAKRIKLEKFRNHNSQWLCMVESQQDQDNEQDYADNDENENELDTYLRNDYLDNCDLYNSSNTNKESEDNESNNSNNPASPALSTYSRPVSSYRRSEDLDDLFNMTSSSKSQGSSQGDSNYMFKSNKSLDVEGLHEELLMA; translated from the exons AATTGTCAGAAAATTATACGCTTGCGTTCGTTGAACGCGAAGACAGATCCAGCCGCATTGGCGCGTGAAGTCGTGGATAAATGTGATCTCATACACAAATCCCAATTGGCGGATGTGGAACAGATAATATTCTATCTGAAGAATCGAAAAGACAATGCTGGTGCAg ACATCGCTGACAATAACAGTCACCATCGGTCGGCTGTATCGGGAAAGCGTACACCGGCCAGCAAGGCGAACCCAGCCTCTGCTGTTCTTTCACCCGCTAAAACACCAGCTAGCAATGCAGATGTCTCCATCAATAATATTGATGAATATGTGGAGTTGTTGTACGAGGACTTGAGTGAACGAATACGTGGTTCAGCAATGATCCTGCAAGTGGCACGCAACCCAGACAATCTGGAAGAGCTGGAGAAAAATG AGGCTTGCCTGAGCGCTTTATCGCGCGTATTGCGAGAGGATTGGCGCAAGAGCTTAGATCTAtccacaaatataatatatatatttttctgtttttcgaCCTATACGAAATTTCATCCCGTTATTGTACAATATAAG ATTGGTTCCCTCTGCATGGACGTCATAGACTATGAGCTGCGACGTTATGAAACAATGCGGAATGAGTTGGACGTGAGAAAGAATCCTGTTACCTCTGCACCACTTTCGGCTAAATCCAGCAAAGAGAAACTGAACCGCAGCACTGATGATTTCCTCGATATAATGAATGAGGAAAAACCAAAGGAA ATGGAACCACCACGTCGACGCATACCCGAACTCAAACAACGTCCCAAATCTGGAAATTGGTCTAGTTTCCACGGTTCAATGACTTCCTCAATGATGAAAAGTCAAATACTCAACAGTAGTTACCATGAGGCTCTTTCCACCGGTGCTGCCACCCCTGACTCGGGCATTTCATCGAACGGTGACATGAAAGCGACCAGCAATGAGGCGCTCGATCGCAACGATCCAAAGGTAAAGAAAGAAGAGATCGATCGTCTTAATAAGCAGTTAAAAGTATTTGCTAAGAAACAAGAGCAACTATTACGTGTTGCTTTCTACCTGCTACTGAATATGGCCGAGAATATTAAATTGGAGGAAAAGATGCGACGCAAGCACATCGTGAAGATGCTCGTCAAAACATTGGATCGACAAAATATCGATCTCTTAATGTTAGTGACAACATTTCTGAAGAAGTTATCTATCGTACGTGACAATAAAGATGATATGGGCGAGTTCAATGTCATTGCCAAATTGCCACGCCTATTCCAAAGTGGTCACACCGATTTGGCGCAAGTGACACTGAAACTGGTCTTCAATTTATCATTTGATGGTGTGTTGCGGCGAAAAATGGTCGGTGCTGGTTACCTGCCAAAGCTAGTGATGTTCATCAATGATGAGAAACACCACGGCATCGCAATGAAGATACTCTATCACATGAGCTTAGATGATTGG GTTAAAGGCTTATTCACACACACTGAGTGTGTTCAAATGGCCACCGATGCCATAATACTCAATCTGAATAGCAAGGTTGATCTCGATCTCATCGCACTTTGCATCAATCTATCGCTGAACAAACGTAATGCACAAATCATGGTCGAAGGCAATCGGCTGCATGATCTAATGGATCGCGCTTTCAAATATCAGGACTCACTACTAATGAAACTGCTGCGTAATCTTTCACAGCACGAAATGTTGCAACCAAAATTTATTGACTATGTCGGCGATCTGGCGCGCATACTCACAATTTGCGAGGATGAATCGTTTGTGGTGGAATGTCTTGGTATACTAGGTAATCTCTCGCTAGCCGATTTGGATTACTCACAAATATTGCAGAACTTCCAACTAATACCCTGGATAAGGGATGTGCTTGTGCCCGGTGCCAAATTGGACGATATGGTACTCGATACGATTGTTTATTTGGGTACCTGTGCACATGACGAACTTTGTGCGTTGCTGTTCTGTCGCGCAAAGGTTGTGCTCTCGTTGATCGAGCTGCTGAAGGCCAAACAAGAAGACGACGAAATTGTCTTACAGATCATTTTCGTATTCCAACAGATTTTACGACACGAAAGCACACGCGAATATATGATCAAAGAGACTGAATCACCGGCGTATCTGATCGATTTGATGCACGACAAGAATGCCGAGATACGTAAAGTCTGCGATTATTGCCTCGACATCATTGCTATCAGTGACAGTGAGTGGGCCAAACGGATCAAG cttGAAAAGTTCCGCAATCACAATTCACAGTGGCTTTGCATGGTTGAATCGCAGCAAGATCAAGACAATGAACAAGACTATGCTGACAATGATGAGAACGAAAACGAACTCGACACCTATTTACGCAACGATTATTTGGACAACTGCGATCTCTACAATAGCAGCAACACAAATAAGGAGAGTGAGGACAATGaaagcaacaatagcaacaatccAGCCAGTCCTGCATTGTCTACCTATAGTCGTCCAGTGAGCAG CTACCGGCGCAGTGAGGACCTCGACGATCTCTTCAACATGACTTCGAGTTCGAAATCGCAAGGATCCAGCCAAGGCGATAGCAACTACATGTTCAAGTCGAACAAATCGCTGGATGTTGAGGGACTTCACGAGGAGTTGTTGATGGCCTAA
- the LOC120773956 gene encoding kelch-like protein 26 has product MAGGVASISQGSSESRANPTCTVCSSSTYSRNANNDNFLQIIHSEALLRGLNALRCAEKLFDVTLIVEGRIFKAHRVVLAACSDYFCAMFTDAMREAHQSEIKLNGINAHGMELLLEYVYTSKLELDRNNVQDVLSVSTHIQMKAAIDACSHFLESQIDLDNCVAIAALADLYSLEPLKMKAYRYMCSRLDEFAQTPDLLSLTLDQFEHVLACNYPVDCSEQRVLEIVLEYCLESDLKPELTRRIFGKVQFHQIGACALNAIKSKWNAEPEPNSIASAYYRILKDEMIKQEMLKLRLSDVYADDLLSAEVLTNTRGMELALVKIGGFETNGLTNRISCYLPSKGKWESLTVIPHIEQCNYGTAVLGNDLYVVGGSYDVCLKEYIHPFGFRYCPAKNKWKSIAPIQADRCRFSLNAMGSHFLYAVGGVCELNENDGGAELWAHDMTVSNCERYDANTDRWEYLPALSENRSQHAGVVLGDQLYISGGIDRHIVLASLWRFDTKSNTWHKLCPMPTPRADHVLIVFDGRIYAFGGWYEDPVTEMRVLADAVDVYDVTTDQWITESRNPMPKYYTGVAAVKRKVYFIGGLLSTATINRATSAVQSYDLDTKQWAFSSEWEYPKEVWESTCAAFYVPRERDNVKYYWDDV; this is encoded by the exons ATGGCCGGTGGCGTTGCTTCCATTTCGCAGGGTAGCTCCGAAAGCCGTGCTAACCCAACATGCACAGTTTGTTCATCATCAACATATTCTCGTAATGCAAACAATGATAATTTTCTGCAAATCATACATTCCGAAGCGTTGTTGAGGGGCCTAAATGCGTTACGTTGTGCGGAAAAACTGTTCGATGTTACTCTGATTGTGGAAGGACGTATATTTAAG gCTCATCGTGTTGTATTGGCGGCGTGCAGTGATTACTTTTGCGCCATGTTCACGGATGCCATGCGTGAAGCTCATCAATCTGAAATAAAACTGAATGGTATAAACGCTCACGGTATGGAACTGCTGCTGGAATATGTCTATACATCAAAATTGGAATTAGATCGAAATAATGTGCAAGATGTTTTATCTGTATCGACGCATATCCAAATGAAAGCAGCCATTGACGCCTGTTCGCATTTTCTTGAGTCACAAATTGATTTGGATAATTGTGTTGCCATCGCTGCGTTGGCAGACTTGTACTCTCTGGAACCACTCAAAATGAAGGCCTACCGCTACATGTGTTCACGACTCGATGAGTTTGCGCAAACACCGGATTTATTAAGTCTCACATTGGATCAATTTGAACATGTACTTGCTTGTAATTATCCCGTGGATTGCTCAGAACAAAGAGTTCTCGAAATTGTACTGGAATATTGTTTAGAGTCTGACTTAAAGCCAGAGCTGACACGTCGTATCTTTGGAAAGGTACAATTTCATCAAATCGGTGCGTGTGCGCTGAATGCCATTAAGTCCAAATGGAATGCAGAACCTGAACCGAACTCGATTGCATCGGCCTACTACCGGATATTGAAAGATGAAATGATTAAGCAAGAAATGTTGAAGTTGCGATTATCCGATGTCTATGCAGATGATTTACTTTCCGCCGAGGTGTTAACGAACACTCGTGGCATGGAGTTGGCCTTAGTAAAGATTGGGGGCTTCGAAACAAATGGACTCACAAATCGTATCAGTTGTTATCTACCATCCAAAGGAAAATGGGAAAGTCTTACCGTTATACCACACATTGAACAAT gCAACTATGGTACAGCAGTGCTCGGCAACGATTTGTATGTGGTAGGTGGCTCATATGATGTCTGTCTCAAGGAATACATACATCCATTTGGCTTTCGCTACTGCCCCGCCAAGAACAAATGGAAAAGTATTGCGCCAATACAAGCAGACCGTTGTCGTTTCTCCCTGAATGCCATGGGCAGTCATTTTCTATATGCGGTGGGTGGAGTTTGTGAGCTAAACGAAAATGATGGCGGCGCCGAACTGTGGGCACACGATATGACAGTTTCGAATTGTGAACGTTACGATGCGAATACCGACCGCTGGGAGTACTTGCCCGCGTTGTCGGAGAATCGCAGCCAACATGCGGGCGTTGTCTTGGGCGATCAGTTGTATATATCGG GTGGCATTGACCGGCACATTGTACTTGCCTCACTTTGGAGATTCGACACGAAATCTAACACATGGCATAAACTTTGCCCAATGCCAACACCTCGTGCCGACCATGTCCTGATTGTTTTCGATGGTCGCATTTATGCGTTTGGCGGTTGGTATGAGGATCCAGTGACTGAAATGCGAGTATTAGCTGATGCCGTAGATGTGTATGATGTAACCACCGACCAATGGATTACAGAATCACGAAATCCAATGCCTAAGTATTACACCGGCGTAGCGGCCGTCAAGCGAAAAGTTTACTTTATCGGCGGTTTACTCTCAACGGCAACCATTAATCGCGCCACATCCGCGGTACAGTCCTACGACTTGGACACAAAGCAATGGGCCTTCAGTTCGGAGTGGGAGTATCCAAAAGAGGTGTGGGAAAGCACTTGTGCGGCTTTTTATGTGCCACGTGAACGTGATAATGTAAAGTACTACTGGGACGATGTGTGA